Within the Pengzhenrongella sicca genome, the region GCGCTCGTCGGGATCTTCGCCGTGATGTCGAGCGGGCTCGGGATCTTCGCAGCCGTCAAGATGACCTCGATCGCCGATGCCGCGAAGGACGGCCAGACCCAGGAAGGCGTCGGCATCTCTCTCGCCGCGATGAAGTCCGCCCTCGGCGACGTGCGCATGCTCGGCATGCAGGTCGCCGCGGTGCAACCCGCGGACAAGCAGGTGCGGTTCGACAAGCTCCAGGTGGCGCTCGCCGCGATGGAGACGGCAATGGCGAGCTACGCCGACACGTACGAGGCCGCCAACGGCGCCCTGCCCGCGAACCTCGAGGTGTTCTCCGCCTCCTGGGTCAGCTACCGGGCGATCCTGGACGGTGAGCTCATGCCGGCCGCGATGGCCAACGAGCGCGAGGAGTTCGCCACGATCCTCACGGGCGACGCGAGCGGGATCATCACCGAGATGCTCGCCAACGTCACGGAGATCGAGGACGAGATCGCCACCGAGATCGAGACGATCGCTGGGTTCGCCGCGAGCGAGGCCCGCAGTGCGATCATCGCGACCGTGGTCATCCTGGTCGGCGTCATCCTCGCGGGGATCGTGCTCGGGACGCTGATCGCGAACGGCATGCTGCGGTCGGTGCTGGCGGTGAAGCGGAGTGTGGATGCGATGGCGACGGGTGATCTGACGGTGCGGCCGGATGTGCGGTCGGGGGATGAGATCGGGCAGATGGCGGCGGCGTTGGTCGTGGCGCAGGACTCTCTTCGTTCGGTGATTGCCGGCGTGGTTGAGACGGCGCAGACGGTGGCGGCGGCAGCGGAGGAGCTGTCGGCGGCGAACACGCAGGTGGCGGCGGGCTCGGAGGAGACGAGCGTGCAGGCCGGGGTCGTCGCGGCGGCGGCGGAGCAGGTCTCGCGCAACGTGCAGACCGTGGCGGCGGGTGCGGAGCAGATGGGCGCGTCGATCCGGGAGATCGCGCAGAACGCGAACGAGGCCGCGAAGGTCGCAGCCCAGGCGACGGGGGTCGCCCTGACGACGAACGAGACGGTCACCCGGCTCGGCGTGTCGACCGTGGAGATCGGGAACGTGGTGAAGGTGATCACGCAGATCGCGGCGCAGACGAACCTGCTGGCGCTGAACGCGACGATCGAGGCGGCGCGTGCGGGCGAGGCGGGCAAGGGCTTCGCGGTGGTCGCGAGCGAGGTCAAGGACCTGGCGCAGGAGACCGCGCGGGCCACGGAGGAGATCACCCGGCGGGTCGACGCGATCCAGGTGGACACCTCGGGTGCGGTCGTCTCGATCGGGGAGATCTCGGCGATCATCGCGTCGATCAACGACTACCAGCTGACGATCGCGTCGGCGGTCGAGGAGCAGACGGCGACGACGAACGAGATGTCGCGGTCGGTGACGGAGGCCGCGACGGGGTCGGGGGAGATCGCGGTGAACATCACCGGGGTGGCCACGGGTGCGGCGTCGTCGAGCCAGGTGCTGGTGCAGATGGGGTCCTCGGTCGACGAGCTCGCCCGGATGTCCGCCGACCTGCGCGAACGCGTCGCCGCCTTCACCTACTGACCTCCAGGTCGAGTCGTCTCGGAGACGGTCTGTGAGCACGATCACAGTCCGTCTCCGGCGTTGTGGTACCCGTCACACGACCCGGCGACCGGCCGATAGGGGTGATGTCCGACCACTCGACGAGAAAGATCGCCATGAGCCAGCAGACCCCGGCACGGCCCGATCGAACGACCCGCGGCTCCCGCGCCTCTGTCCGCGGCAAGATTCTCGGGCTGGTAGCGATCTTCGCGGTGTTCGCGACGGCCGTCGGCGCGTTCGCGGCGGTCCAGATCTCCACGATCAAGACGGACGCGGCCGAGCTGGCTGACACGCAGGCCACTGTGGGGACGTCGCTGACGACGCTCAAGGACGCGCTCTGGACGGTCCGCATGTACATCCCGCTCGTCGCCGCGTACGAGGGCGAGGGCAAGCAGGAGCAGTTCGACAAGCTCCAGGCCGCCTACGCCGCGATGGAGGAGGCCTCGGCGGGCTTTGCCGCGACGTTCGAGGAGGCGAACGGCGCCGTCCCGGCGAACTGGGACGACTTCACCACCTCGTGGGCCAACTACCGCGACGTCGTCGACGGCGACCTCATGGACGCCGCGATGGCGGACGACCGCGAGACCTTCGCGCAGGTGCGCGCCGGCGGCGCCGCGGACCTCGGCGCCACGATGATCGGCGACCTCACCGAGGTCGACGCCCAGGTCTCCGCGTCGATGGCCGAGATCGCGGACCGCGTCGAGCGGGACGCGACGACCGCGATCAGCACGACCATCGCGCTGCTCGCCGTCGCCCTGCTCATCACAGCCGTCGTCGGGGTCCTCCTGGCGAACGCGATCCGGCGGTCGGTGCTGGCGGTGAAGCGGAGTGTGGATGCGATGGCGAGGGGTGATCTGACGGTGCGGCCGGATGTGCGGTCGGGGGATGAGATCGGGCAGATGGCGGCGGCGTTGGTCGTGGCGCAGGACTCGTTGCGCGCGGTGATCTCGGGTGTGGTGGAGA harbors:
- a CDS encoding methyl-accepting chemotaxis protein, producing the protein MSQQTPARPDRTTRGSRASVRGKILGLVAIFAVFATAVGAFAAVQISTIKTDAAELADTQATVGTSLTTLKDALWTVRMYIPLVAAYEGEGKQEQFDKLQAAYAAMEEASAGFAATFEEANGAVPANWDDFTTSWANYRDVVDGDLMDAAMADDRETFAQVRAGGAADLGATMIGDLTEVDAQVSASMAEIADRVERDATTAISTTIALLAVALLITAVVGVLLANAIRRSVLAVKRSVDAMARGDLTVRPDVRSGDEIGQMAAALVVAQDSLRAVISGVVETAQTVAAAAEELSAANTQVAAGSEETSVQAGVVAAAAEQVSRNVQTVAAGAEQMGASIREIAQNANEAAKVAAQATGVALTTNETVTRLGVSTVEIGNVVKVITQIAAQTNLLALNATIEAARAGEAGKGFAVVASEVKDLAQETARATEEITRRVDAIQVDTHGAVVSIGEISAIIASINDYQLTIASAVEEQTATTNEMSRSVTEAATGSGEIAANITGVATGAASSSQVLVQMGSSVDELARMSADLRERVAAFTY
- a CDS encoding methyl-accepting chemotaxis protein, encoding MSSGLGIFAAVKMTSIADAAKDGQTQEGVGISLAAMKSALGDVRMLGMQVAAVQPADKQVRFDKLQVALAAMETAMASYADTYEAANGALPANLEVFSASWVSYRAILDGELMPAAMANEREEFATILTGDASGIITEMLANVTEIEDEIATEIETIAGFAASEARSAIIATVVILVGVILAGIVLGTLIANGMLRSVLAVKRSVDAMATGDLTVRPDVRSGDEIGQMAAALVVAQDSLRSVIAGVVETAQTVAAAAEELSAANTQVAAGSEETSVQAGVVAAAAEQVSRNVQTVAAGAEQMGASIREIAQNANEAAKVAAQATGVALTTNETVTRLGVSTVEIGNVVKVITQIAAQTNLLALNATIEAARAGEAGKGFAVVASEVKDLAQETARATEEITRRVDAIQVDTSGAVVSIGEISAIIASINDYQLTIASAVEEQTATTNEMSRSVTEAATGSGEIAVNITGVATGAASSSQVLVQMGSSVDELARMSADLRERVAAFTY